A genomic window from Phoenix dactylifera cultivar Barhee BC4 chromosome 7, palm_55x_up_171113_PBpolish2nd_filt_p, whole genome shotgun sequence includes:
- the LOC103699697 gene encoding LOW QUALITY PROTEIN: glycine--tRNA ligase, mitochondrial 1-like (The sequence of the model RefSeq protein was modified relative to this genomic sequence to represent the inferred CDS: inserted 3 bases in 3 codons; deleted 1 base in 1 codon), which translates to MRFRTLSFSTRSLTPSKTLLPLVLRRRLVSALSAAPSPSPMAATEESLRRALAEKQTAVDAQSEAVRALKARPSVSKDEIDAAVEVLKALKVEQGAAAKRLQSAVSSNSDGSSKEAFRQAVANTLERRLFYIPSFKIYRGVAGLYDYGPPGCAVKSNVLAFWRQHFVLEENMLEVDCPCVTPEIVLKASGHVDKFTDLMVKDEKTGTCYRADHLLKDYCKGKLEKDLTLSPDKAAEFKHVISVLDDLSSEELGAKLKEYDIRSPDTGNHISDPYPFNLMFQTSIGPSGMLPGYMRPETAQGIFVNFKDLYYYNGNMLPFAAAQIGQAFRNEISPRQGLLRVREFTLAEIEHFVDPEDKSHPKFVDVANLEFLMFPREEQLSGKSAKSMILGEAVSEGTINNETLGYFIGRVYLFLTSLGIDKDRLRFRQHLPNEMAHYAADCWDAEIECSYGWIECVGIADRSAYDLRAHSEKSGVPLVAHEKFSEPREVEKLVITPSKRELGLAFKGNXKNVVEALEAMSEKEALEMKEALDDKGEVDFQVCTLGKSVRIKKSMVSISMERKKEHQRVFTPSVIEPSFGIGRIIYCLFEHSFYIRXKKSEDEQLNVFRFPPLVAPIKCTVFPLIKSQQFDEGAKLISKSLTAARVSHKLDVTGTSIGKRYARTDELGVPFAITVDSTTSVTIREXDSKEQIRVSIEEVASVMKEVTDGQRTWFDMLWKYPTHVTTHADEL; encoded by the exons ATGCGCTTCCGCACTCTATCGTTCTCCACCAGATCCCTAACCCCATCCAAAACCCTCCTCCCCCtcgtcctccgccgccgcctcgtCTCCGCCCTCTCCGCCGCGCCGAGCCCCTCGCCCATGGCCGCCACCGAGGAATCCCTCCGGCGGGCCCTCGCCGAGAAGCAGACCGCCGTCGACGCCCAGTCCGAGGCCGTCCGGGCCCTCAAGGCCCGCCCCAGCGTCTCCAAGGACGAGATCGATGCCGCCGTCGAAGTCCTCAAGGCCCTCAAGGTCGAGCAGGGCGCTGCCGCGAAGCGACTCCAGTCCGCCGTCAGCAGCAACAGCGACGGCAGCAGCAAGGAGGCGTTCCGGCAGGCCGTTGCGAACACGCTCGAGAGGAGGCTCTTCTACATCCCCTCCTTCAAGATCTACCGCGGCGTCGCCGGCCTCTACGACTACGGCCCCCCTGGGTGCGCCGTCAAGTCCAATGTCCTTGCCTTTTGGCGCCAG CACTTTGTTTTGGAGGAGAACATGTTGGAGGTGGATTGTCCCTGTGTCACGCCAGAGATAGTCTTGAAGGCATCTGGTCATGTGGATAAATTCACTGACCTGATGGTGAAGGATGAGAAGACTGGGACGTGCTACCGTGCCGATCACTTACTCAAGGACTATTGCAAGGGGAAGCTCGAGAAGGACCTCACATTGTCGCCTGATAAGGCTGCAGAGTTCAAGCATGTCATCTCGGTGTTGGACGATCTTTCTTCTGAAGAGCTAGGGGCGAAGCTGAAGGAGTATGATATCAGATCGCCTGATACCGGGAACCACATCTCTGATCCATACCCCTTCAATCTCATGTTTCAGACTTCGATTGGCCCATCTGGCATGCTTCCTGG GTATATGAGGCCAGAAACAGCACAGGGTATCTTTGTGAATTTTAAGGACCTCTACTATTACAATGGAAACATGCTTCCATTTGCAGCAGCTCAGATTGGGCAGGCATTTAGAAACGAG ATTTCACCTCGTCAAGGTCTTTTAAGAGTCCGTGAGTTCACACTAGCTGAGATTGAGCACTTTGTGGATCCTGAGGACAAATCCCACCCAAAGTTTGTTGATGTTGCCAACCTGGAGTTTTTGATGTTCCCTAGGGAGGAGCAACTATCTGGGAAATCAGCCAAGTCAATGATCCTTGGTGAAGCTGTTTCAGAG GGAACAATCAATAATGAGACACTTGGTTACTTCATAGGACGGGTGTATCTTTTCTTGACTAGTCTGGGAATTGACAAAGATAGATTGCGCTTCAGGCAGCATCTGCCAAATGAGATGGCTCACTATGCTGCAGACTGTTGGGATGCGGAAATAGAATGCTCCTATGGCTGGATTGAATGTGTTGGGATTGCTGATAGATCTGCTTATGATTTACGAGCTCATTCG GAGAAAAGTGGTGTCCCTCTGGTTGCTCATGAGAAGTTCTCAGAACCTAGAGAGGTGGAG aAGCTGGTTATTACCCCATCAAAAAGAGAACTAGGTCTTGCATTTAAGGGTA CAAAGAATGTGGTTGAAGCATTGGAG GCCATGAGTGAAAAAGAAGCACTG GAAATGAAAGAAGCGTTGGATGATAAAGGAGAGGTGGACTTCCAAGTCTGTACACTTGGAAAATCTGTACGTATAAAAAAAAGCATGGTATCCATCAGtatggaaagaaagaaggaacatCAAAGGGTTTTTACCCCCTCTGTTATCGAACCATCTTTTGGAATTGGACGAATAATCTACTGTCTCTTTGAGCATTCTTTCTATATAA CAAAGAAATCAGAGGATGAACAGTTGAATGTGTTCCGCTTCCCTCCTCTAGTGGCTCCTATTAAGTGCACCGTTTTCCCATTAATCAAGTCTCAGCAGTTTGATGAAGGGGCCAAACTCATATCTAAATCACTAACGGCGGCTCGGGTGTCACATAAATTAGATGTTACAG GCACGTCAATAGGGAAACGTTATGCCAGGACGGATGAGCTTGGTGTCCCCTTCGCCATAACTGTCGATTCGACTACTAGTGTGACCATTCGTG AGGACAGCAAGGAACAGATCCGTGTAAGCATTGAGGAGGTGGCCTCGGTTATGAAAGAAGTCACGGATGGGCAACGCACATGGTTTGATATGCTGTGGAAATACCCAACCCACGTTACTACACATGCTGATGAGTTGTGA